Proteins from a genomic interval of candidate division KSB1 bacterium:
- a CDS encoding CehA/McbA family metallohydrolase — translation MGNEVLPDFPFLFSRVFFFIPLWLYAEIHYRFKFIPSRLFYRQPEIIADAPHRIAPGQPLPVLLLVKDANRFPIELQAITAYIRPDPQTHQPNPRVLRFTLFDSPEQINSPLWWRTFFIAMSDDFRGAIAHLNVEIIYRCGSRQLRCYNDNHAGTSHAPLRVYLADAPLPGFPNFWHGELHGHTDATSDQVEFGAPLEAMVELAKAQGLNFFAATDHSYDLDDLPDNYLQNDPLLRKWHHLRERIKRCNALHQDFVIIPGEEVSAGNSQRRNVHVLVFNSPQFFPGSGDSAERWLRTAPEMAIGDILAQLGDEALAFAAHPEAPAPFLERLLLRRGKWETPDYQHPRLNGLQIWNGAPAGMQEGAARWRELLLAGRKLFIIAGNDAHGNFNRFRQVGIPHLKMREHHRHLFGRTRTAVISGDQLNLPSLMSALRNGRACITTGPMIDLQIFCTNSVCSNPFKGPAPAGATTNRLIVRAISSQEFGKLTRLVVRLGDLQTRQERPLFETHDFADPFLFSHEQPLDLPAGNYYLRGEVHSAGSEFLPERALPCCALTNPIWIESKS, via the coding sequence ATGGGTAATGAAGTTCTCCCGGATTTTCCTTTTTTGTTTTCTCGTGTATTTTTTTTTATCCCCCTCTGGCTCTATGCCGAGATCCACTACCGTTTCAAATTCATTCCCAGCCGGTTGTTTTATCGCCAGCCCGAAATCATCGCCGATGCGCCGCATCGCATCGCGCCGGGGCAGCCGCTGCCGGTTTTGCTTTTGGTGAAAGATGCGAATCGCTTTCCCATCGAGCTGCAAGCTATCACGGCTTACATTCGCCCCGATCCGCAAACTCATCAGCCCAACCCTCGGGTTTTACGTTTTACGCTTTTCGATTCGCCGGAACAAATCAACTCACCGCTCTGGTGGCGAACTTTTTTCATCGCCATGTCCGACGATTTTCGGGGCGCAATCGCGCACCTCAATGTTGAAATCATTTATCGCTGCGGCAGCCGGCAGCTTCGTTGTTATAACGACAACCACGCCGGCACCAGCCACGCGCCGCTGCGGGTTTATTTGGCCGATGCGCCGCTGCCAGGCTTTCCAAACTTTTGGCACGGCGAGCTGCATGGCCACACCGACGCCACCAGCGATCAAGTCGAGTTTGGCGCGCCGCTGGAGGCGATGGTCGAATTGGCCAAAGCCCAGGGATTGAATTTCTTTGCGGCGACCGATCACTCCTACGATCTCGATGATCTGCCGGACAATTATTTGCAAAACGATCCGCTACTGCGCAAATGGCATCATTTGCGGGAGCGCATAAAACGCTGCAACGCGCTGCATCAAGATTTCGTTATCATCCCCGGCGAGGAAGTTTCAGCGGGAAATTCGCAGCGCCGTAACGTGCACGTGCTCGTTTTCAATTCCCCCCAATTTTTTCCCGGCAGCGGCGACAGCGCCGAGCGCTGGTTGCGCACCGCGCCGGAGATGGCGATTGGCGACATTCTCGCCCAGCTCGGCGACGAGGCGCTGGCATTTGCCGCACATCCCGAAGCGCCGGCGCCGTTTCTCGAGCGGCTGCTGCTGCGCCGTGGCAAATGGGAAACGCCGGATTATCAGCATCCGCGTTTGAACGGCTTGCAAATCTGGAACGGCGCGCCGGCGGGCATGCAAGAAGGCGCGGCTCGCTGGCGCGAGCTGCTGTTGGCTGGAAGAAAATTGTTCATCATCGCCGGCAATGATGCACACGGCAATTTCAACCGCTTCCGGCAAGTCGGGATTCCGCATCTGAAAATGCGCGAGCATCACAGACACTTGTTCGGCAGAACGCGCACGGCGGTTATAAGCGGCGATCAACTCAATTTGCCATCACTCATGTCGGCGTTGCGAAATGGCCGCGCGTGCATCACCACCGGACCGATGATTGATTTACAAATTTTCTGCACAAATAGCGTTTGTAGTAACCCCTTCAAGGGGCCGGCGCCTGCAGGCGCTACAACAAACCGTTTGATCGTCCGGGCAATCAGCTCTCAGGAATTTGGCAAATTGACACGCCTCGTCGTGCGACTCGGAGATTTACAGACACGGCAAGAACGCCCCCTGTTTGAGACGCATGATTTTGCCGATCCCTTTCTGTTTTCGCATGAGCAGCCACTCGATCTTCCCGCCGGCAACTATTATCTGCGCGGCGAAGTGCACAGCGCAGGAAGCGAATTTTTACCGGAGCGTGCCCTGCCGTGCTGCGCGTTGACGAATCCGATCTGGATTGAGAGCAAGAGCTAA
- a CDS encoding aldehyde dehydrogenase family protein, with protein MNKTVLQENLLIDGKRPPALSGRTTTLINPATSEALAVVAEAGPEDMDAAVKSADRAFREGKWRKLNSRERTRLLLRLAALLREHTEELARLESQNVGKPISDARDEVGTVAGCFEYYAGAINKIGGSTIPVAAPGVSLTFREPIGVCGLILPWNYPMVILAWKVAPALAMGNTVVVKPAEQTPLTALRIGELALEAGIPPGVFNVVPGEGVPAGEALVRHPLVRKISFTGSTEIGRHVMRLAADDVKRVTLELGGKSANIVFADANLERAIPSAASSLLGNAGQDCCARSRLLVERPIYDQFLSRLIEIFQKVKVGDPLDEKTEMGPLISLSHRERVQSYIDAGQEEGASLLCGGKKPETGPLAAGAYLPPTLFGSVRPQMKIAQEEIFGPVLAVMPFETEAEAIAIANNSLYGLSGSIWTRDIERALRVARAVETGVLSINSGSSVHLEAPFGGVKHSGMGRELGLAALDHYSELKSVFIHTGM; from the coding sequence ATGAATAAAACAGTGTTACAAGAAAACCTCCTCATTGACGGTAAACGGCCACCGGCGCTCTCCGGCCGCACCACGACACTCATTAATCCCGCGACGAGCGAGGCGCTGGCGGTTGTCGCCGAAGCCGGGCCTGAAGATATGGATGCCGCCGTCAAAAGCGCGGACCGCGCCTTTCGCGAGGGCAAATGGCGGAAGCTCAACAGCCGCGAGCGCACGCGCCTGCTCTTGCGTCTCGCCGCGCTGCTGCGCGAGCATACCGAGGAACTGGCTCGGCTGGAGAGCCAAAACGTCGGCAAGCCGATCAGCGACGCCCGCGACGAAGTCGGCACGGTGGCGGGCTGTTTTGAGTATTATGCCGGCGCCATCAACAAAATCGGCGGCAGCACCATTCCGGTGGCCGCGCCCGGGGTGAGCTTGACGTTCCGCGAGCCGATCGGCGTCTGCGGCTTGATTTTGCCGTGGAATTATCCGATGGTGATTCTGGCGTGGAAAGTTGCGCCGGCGCTGGCGATGGGCAACACCGTCGTCGTCAAACCCGCGGAGCAAACGCCGCTCACCGCGCTGCGCATCGGCGAATTGGCTTTGGAAGCGGGCATTCCGCCGGGGGTTTTCAATGTCGTTCCCGGCGAAGGCGTTCCGGCCGGCGAGGCGTTGGTGCGTCATCCGCTCGTCCGTAAAATTTCTTTCACCGGCTCGACGGAAATCGGCCGTCACGTGATGCGCCTCGCGGCAGACGACGTCAAGCGTGTGACCTTGGAGCTTGGCGGCAAATCGGCCAATATCGTTTTTGCCGACGCCAATTTGGAGCGGGCGATCCCCTCGGCCGCTTCGAGTTTGCTGGGCAATGCCGGGCAGGATTGCTGCGCCCGCAGCCGCTTGCTCGTCGAGCGCCCGATTTACGATCAATTTTTATCGCGGCTCATCGAGATTTTTCAGAAGGTCAAAGTCGGCGATCCGCTCGATGAGAAAACCGAAATGGGCCCGCTGATTTCGCTGAGCCATCGTGAGCGCGTGCAAAGCTATATCGACGCCGGCCAAGAGGAAGGCGCCTCGCTTTTATGCGGCGGCAAGAAACCCGAAACCGGACCGCTGGCAGCCGGCGCGTATTTGCCGCCGACGCTCTTCGGCAGTGTTCGCCCGCAGATGAAAATCGCGCAGGAAGAAATTTTCGGCCCGGTGCTCGCGGTGATGCCGTTTGAAACCGAAGCCGAGGCCATCGCCATTGCCAACAACAGCCTCTACGGCCTTTCCGGCTCGATTTGGACGCGCGACATCGAGCGGGCGTTGCGGGTGGCGCGGGCGGTGGAAACCGGCGTGCTCTCGATCAACTCCGGCAGCAGCGTGCATCTCGAAGCGCCGTTCGGCGGCGTCAAGCACAGCGGCATGGGACGCGAGCTGGGCTTGGCGGCGCTGGATCATTATAGTGAGTTGAAGAGTGTGTTTATTCATACGGGGATGTGA
- a CDS encoding DUF1566 domain-containing protein — translation MEVVPLVIGIIGTLAAIASAFFDFFGFRSYWQQRRTQRLLEKSFGSELYGPETIERSTRYYIPPNCSSVDPAQEAEMRQVVTTEEKLFAAVDKHLAKDNPHRHLLLLADSGMGKTSFVLNYYARNQRLPKRQQQRLAVVPLGIPDADEYIAKIQDQPQTVIFLDAFDEDTKAIQDHIQDHRQRLLELMRACRNFRRVLITCRTQFFPRDQEIPRETGLARVGPRKAGEGATYEFWKLYLSPLDDEQVDEFLRQRYGFWRRGKRRRARELVKKIPLLSVRPMLLAYIPDLLESGAKIEYSFQLYEVLVEKWLERESHWVDPQALRQFSERLAVDLYANRQRRGAERIPRFELAVLAKNWNFPLEEWQLSGRSLLNRDAEGNYKFAHRSIMEYLYVKRLTAGDRACRGADLTDQMKAFLREMIPRHINEKKPIHDGMEAFVWELIQQHMIEQKPLPFDLTQIDLGKYRPPLRSQPMSILKDDYVKFTLKQLDFFGGHRHNKGKGIAHQYELHEKDGAKLVIDHATGLMWQQSGSPMSITYADAEEYIRELNGKRFAGYDDWRLPTLEEAMSLMEPTKHGVFYIHPIFDWTQRWIWTADKESAGVAWVALFSIGKCSTSNVASSSFVRAVRGSVGQSII, via the coding sequence ATGGAAGTCGTCCCTTTGGTTATCGGCATTATCGGCACGCTGGCGGCGATTGCGAGCGCCTTTTTCGATTTCTTTGGCTTCAGATCGTACTGGCAGCAGCGCCGCACGCAGCGCTTGCTTGAAAAAAGCTTCGGCTCGGAGCTTTACGGACCGGAAACCATCGAGCGCTCGACGCGGTATTACATTCCGCCGAATTGTTCCAGCGTCGATCCGGCGCAGGAAGCCGAAATGCGGCAGGTGGTGACCACCGAGGAAAAACTTTTCGCGGCGGTCGATAAGCATCTGGCCAAAGACAACCCGCATCGCCATCTGCTCTTGCTCGCCGACTCCGGCATGGGCAAAACTTCCTTCGTGCTCAATTATTACGCCCGCAACCAGCGCCTGCCCAAACGCCAGCAGCAGCGCCTCGCCGTGGTGCCGCTCGGCATTCCCGATGCGGATGAGTACATCGCCAAAATTCAAGACCAGCCGCAGACGGTGATTTTTCTCGACGCGTTTGACGAGGACACCAAAGCCATTCAAGACCACATTCAAGACCACCGGCAGCGGCTGCTGGAGCTGATGCGCGCCTGCCGGAATTTCCGGCGCGTGCTGATCACCTGCCGGACGCAGTTTTTTCCACGCGACCAGGAGATTCCGCGCGAGACCGGCCTGGCGCGCGTGGGGCCGCGCAAAGCCGGCGAGGGCGCGACCTATGAATTTTGGAAACTCTATCTCTCGCCGCTCGATGACGAGCAGGTCGATGAGTTTTTGCGCCAGCGTTACGGTTTCTGGCGCCGGGGCAAACGCCGGCGCGCTCGCGAGTTGGTGAAGAAAATCCCCCTGCTCAGCGTGCGGCCCATGCTGCTCGCCTATATTCCCGACCTGTTGGAAAGCGGCGCAAAAATCGAATATAGTTTTCAGCTTTACGAAGTGCTGGTGGAAAAATGGCTGGAACGCGAAAGCCACTGGGTCGATCCCCAGGCGCTGCGCCAATTTTCCGAGCGTCTGGCTGTTGATCTTTACGCCAATCGCCAGCGCCGCGGCGCCGAGCGCATTCCTCGCTTTGAGCTGGCTGTTTTAGCCAAAAATTGGAACTTTCCGCTTGAGGAATGGCAGCTCAGTGGCCGCTCGCTGTTGAATCGTGACGCCGAGGGCAACTACAAATTCGCGCATCGGTCGATCATGGAGTATCTTTATGTCAAACGCTTGACCGCCGGCGACCGCGCTTGCCGCGGAGCGGATTTGACTGACCAGATGAAGGCATTTCTGCGCGAGATGATTCCACGACACATCAATGAGAAAAAGCCAATTCATGATGGAATGGAGGCTTTTGTCTGGGAACTCATTCAACAACACATGATCGAACAAAAGCCGTTGCCTTTTGATTTAACACAGATCGATTTGGGCAAATACCGGCCTCCGTTGCGATCCCAACCCATGTCGATTTTGAAAGATGATTACGTAAAATTCACGCTCAAGCAGCTTGATTTTTTTGGTGGCCATAGGCATAACAAGGGAAAAGGTATCGCGCATCAGTATGAGCTGCATGAAAAAGATGGTGCGAAATTGGTGATCGACCATGCCACCGGCCTGATGTGGCAGCAATCCGGCTCACCCATGTCCATAACCTATGCCGATGCCGAGGAATACATTCGGGAGTTGAACGGCAAACGTTTCGCCGGTTACGACGACTGGCGCTTGCCGACGCTGGAAGAAGCCATGTCGCTGATGGAGCCGACAAAGCACGGCGTGTTTTACATTCATCCGATCTTTGATTGGACGCAGCGGTGGATTTGGACAGCAGACAAAGAAAGCGCCGGCGTGGCGTGGGTGGCCCTCTTCAGTATTGGCAAATGCAGCACCAGCAATGTTGCGAGCAGCAGCTTCGTCCGTGCCGTGCGCGGTTCCGTCGGACAATCGATCATTTGA
- a CDS encoding glutamine synthetase family protein — protein MTTSSIRGMIDVETLKQMVADEQIETVLTAFPDMYGRLMGKRITGHYFVNDVLDHAIHACDYLLACDMEMDPVPGYAFTSWEKGYGDFRLVPDLKTLRLASWLDKTAIVLCDIYNEEKDELVEIAPRSILRQQIERAAGKGYVAMGGSELELYVFKDTYEEAARKKYIDLEPIGNYIEDYRIFQGTKEEFVIGAIRHHLDRSGIPVEFSKGEWGPGQQEINLRYAEFLEMCDRHAIYKHAAKEIALQQNCAVTFMAKWDERYAGSGLHVHVSLWDAKNQQALFPGDEAFGPVHSSPLFRWFLGGWMAHLREIYPFYAPYPNSYKRYRAGSFAPTGIAWSYDNRTAGFRIVGHGPSLRIECRAPGADANPYLAFAAALTAGLDGIEKQIEPPPMFSGDVYASRDLPQVPHSLNEAIHELEKSRWARETFGEAVIEHYLHFFKTEQRKFDEVVTSWERARYFERA, from the coding sequence ATGACCACTTCCTCGATACGCGGCATGATCGATGTTGAAACCCTCAAGCAAATGGTCGCCGATGAGCAAATCGAAACCGTGCTCACGGCTTTTCCGGATATGTACGGCCGGTTGATGGGCAAGCGCATCACCGGACATTATTTTGTCAATGACGTGCTCGATCACGCGATTCACGCCTGCGATTATCTGCTGGCGTGCGACATGGAAATGGATCCGGTGCCGGGTTATGCCTTCACGAGCTGGGAAAAAGGCTACGGCGACTTTCGTCTGGTGCCGGATTTGAAAACGCTGCGGCTGGCAAGCTGGCTGGATAAAACCGCGATCGTTCTCTGTGACATTTACAATGAAGAAAAAGACGAGCTGGTGGAAATCGCGCCGCGCAGTATTTTGCGCCAGCAAATCGAACGTGCTGCCGGCAAAGGCTACGTCGCAATGGGCGGCTCGGAATTGGAGCTGTACGTGTTCAAAGATACCTACGAAGAAGCCGCGCGCAAAAAGTACATCGATCTCGAGCCGATTGGCAACTACATCGAAGATTATCGCATTTTTCAAGGCACGAAAGAGGAGTTTGTCATCGGCGCGATTCGCCATCACTTGGACCGCTCGGGCATTCCCGTTGAATTTTCCAAAGGCGAGTGGGGGCCGGGCCAGCAGGAAATTAATTTGCGCTACGCCGAGTTTCTGGAAATGTGCGACCGGCACGCGATTTACAAACACGCGGCCAAGGAAATCGCGTTGCAGCAAAATTGCGCGGTGACGTTCATGGCGAAATGGGACGAGCGCTACGCCGGCTCCGGCCTGCACGTGCACGTGAGTTTGTGGGATGCCAAAAATCAGCAGGCGCTTTTCCCCGGCGATGAAGCTTTCGGACCGGTGCACAGCTCGCCGTTGTTCCGCTGGTTTCTCGGCGGCTGGATGGCGCACCTGCGTGAGATTTATCCGTTTTATGCGCCGTATCCCAACTCGTACAAACGCTATCGCGCCGGCTCGTTTGCGCCGACCGGCATCGCCTGGAGCTACGACAACCGCACCGCCGGGTTTCGCATCGTCGGGCACGGCCCGTCGCTGCGCATCGAATGCCGGGCCCCGGGGGCGGACGCCAATCCCTATTTGGCTTTTGCCGCGGCGCTGACGGCCGGACTGGACGGCATCGAAAAGCAGATCGAGCCGCCGCCGATGTTTTCCGGCGATGTGTACGCCAGCCGCGATTTGCCGCAGGTGCCGCATTCACTCAACGAGGCAATTCACGAATTGGAGAAAAGCCGCTGGGCACGGGAAACGTTCGGCGAGGCGGTGATCGAGCATTATCTTCATTTCTTCAAAACCGAGCAGCGCAAGTTTGATGAAGTGGTGACGAGCTGGGAGCGGGCAAGGTATTTTGAGCGGGCGTAA
- a CDS encoding glycosyltransferase: MNILTTIILIVTLLYALSSFLVLYGLVRCRPARVSQKPFVSVLIAARNEEERLPACLQSLLNSSYPGAEFEIIVIDDRSTDRTRLIAENFARQNHHVRVVPIHQRLDNLSGKASALCQGMEHARGEIILMTDADCRVPPNWMARMASYFAPGVGLVGGFTLLSDGDKKASAFVKIQTLDWIYLLTIGAGATGLGRPVSIIGNNFAFRRAAYEAVGGYQKIGFSIIEDFALMRAIDEQTDWQVVFPLDPQLVVTSEPAKTWREFYEQRQRWAAGGKEVGWLARSFMLAAFLGHLGCFVAACISISLAASCFFILTSADFLLLWQSTRRLVPRTAGKLLRIFPLFEIYYVLYSFFFAPTVLLPATVRWKGVSYRWNFRGNIKQVKEISR, from the coding sequence ATGAATATTCTAACAACAATAATTTTGATTGTCACACTGCTTTACGCCCTTTCATCCTTTCTCGTTCTTTATGGCCTTGTTCGCTGCCGGCCTGCCCGTGTTTCACAAAAACCTTTTGTCAGCGTCTTGATCGCGGCGCGTAATGAAGAAGAACGCTTGCCGGCCTGTTTGCAATCGCTTTTAAATTCATCCTACCCGGGCGCCGAATTTGAAATCATCGTTATCGACGATCGTTCCACTGATCGAACCCGCCTCATCGCGGAAAATTTTGCCCGGCAAAATCATCACGTGCGCGTCGTTCCCATTCACCAACGTCTCGACAATCTTTCGGGCAAAGCCAGCGCGTTGTGCCAGGGCATGGAGCACGCGCGCGGCGAAATCATTCTCATGACAGACGCCGATTGTCGCGTTCCGCCGAATTGGATGGCGCGAATGGCGAGTTATTTTGCGCCCGGCGTCGGCTTGGTTGGCGGTTTCACACTGCTTTCTGATGGCGACAAAAAGGCGTCTGCCTTTGTGAAGATTCAAACGCTGGACTGGATTTACTTGCTCACCATTGGCGCCGGCGCCACCGGACTCGGCAGGCCGGTTTCGATCATCGGCAACAATTTCGCGTTCCGGCGCGCGGCCTACGAGGCGGTCGGCGGCTATCAAAAAATCGGCTTCAGCATCATCGAAGACTTTGCCTTGATGCGCGCCATCGACGAGCAAACGGATTGGCAAGTCGTTTTCCCGCTCGATCCGCAGCTCGTCGTCACCAGCGAGCCGGCAAAAACCTGGCGGGAATTTTACGAGCAGCGCCAACGCTGGGCCGCCGGCGGCAAGGAAGTCGGCTGGCTTGCCAGATCCTTCATGCTCGCTGCTTTTCTTGGCCACCTGGGGTGTTTTGTTGCAGCCTGCATTTCAATATCATTGGCAGCAAGCTGTTTTTTCATTTTGACCAGCGCTGATTTTTTGCTGCTCTGGCAAAGCACCCGCCGTCTGGTGCCCCGCACAGCGGGAAAACTTTTGCGGATTTTCCCGCTCTTTGAGATTTACTATGTTCTCTACAGTTTCTTTTTTGCGCCAACCGTGCTGCTTCCTGCCACCGTGCGCTGGAAAGGCGTGAGCTATCGCTGGAATTTTAGAGGCAACATAAAACAAGTCAAGGAAATCTCACGGTAA
- a CDS encoding TonB-dependent receptor → MFESRRLWLKTAFVVCVLLGSNASLVWAQTATLRGRVTDAQSGEGLPQASVQVTAPGVQTGAASDVDGTYTVSNLAAGTYTVTVTYVGYERKILTVTLGAGENRTLNIGLSGTGVELNPVVVSASRRQEKILDAPASVTVLEATQIRGRAATTPTDYLRGLPAVDISTNGIAQSNVTVRGFNNIFSTVLLSLTDNRYANVPSLRLNAYNFIPLTAEDISRIEVVLGPGAALYGPNSANGVMHIITRSPFESPGTIVSVGGGGRDFVNFARTDPSGGRNIFMAGFRHASELSEKVGLKISGQYYQGQDWENFDPAEPATVTKFRPTASGPQFVGGPVSNARDFQVEKFAGELRLDFRLNSNTTLILNSGYNRADQIELTGIGAAQGIDWGYFYGQARFNHKNLFLQGFVNGNNAGDTYIRRTGQLIIDRSKLFVGQIQHSLELGQRQRFTYGFDGLFTRPNSDGTIYGNNEDKDNLNELGVYLQSETKLHPTKLDFVGALRADDNNHLEDPVFSPRAALIFKPNSNNTLRLTYNRAFNTQSPLDLFLDILQSTVANPLRAINPAFNQYLITGRGRGVPVETGFTFRRGADGRPQMRSQFDQNPDFADATVNNVWPTFRAIILGGITDPVQRAQLNALIPTQLSETINGILRSLATGGVLTADQIKDVDPVRPSITNTIEAGYKGVLGNKLLLSVDVYSSRIKDRVAGLQAVTPGVFLDAPNLLRVLGKDIAARLIANGVPPAQAQAQATAIVQQLTPTIAQFAALPVGVINPEQQANSPTKDTDVIATYRNFGEVSINGMDLSLFYNATANWAFGMNYSFVTKNGFNIFKRPNRVFFRNVDNTGNNISLNAPGNKIALSVQYRAPERGYEVELRGRYIDGFPHETGVFIGEVQTYSVFDLNFGYDLPFSKGTRWSINAINILDKKHREFIGAPILGRLILTRITQSL, encoded by the coding sequence ATGTTTGAGAGTCGACGGCTATGGCTTAAGACCGCTTTCGTGGTCTGTGTGTTGCTGGGGTCAAACGCCAGCTTGGTTTGGGCGCAAACAGCGACGCTGCGGGGCAGAGTCACCGATGCGCAATCCGGCGAAGGTTTGCCACAGGCCTCGGTTCAGGTCACCGCGCCTGGGGTTCAAACCGGTGCCGCCTCGGATGTTGACGGTACCTACACCGTTTCAAATCTGGCTGCCGGGACGTACACGGTGACTGTGACATACGTTGGGTATGAGAGAAAAATATTGACGGTCACCCTTGGCGCCGGCGAGAACAGGACCTTGAACATCGGCTTGTCGGGAACCGGTGTCGAGCTCAACCCGGTGGTGGTTTCCGCCTCGCGCCGCCAGGAAAAAATTCTCGATGCGCCGGCCTCGGTGACGGTTTTGGAAGCGACACAAATTCGCGGCCGGGCAGCGACCACGCCGACGGATTATTTGCGCGGCCTGCCGGCGGTGGATATTTCCACCAACGGCATTGCGCAAAGCAACGTGACCGTGCGCGGGTTCAACAACATTTTCTCCACGGTGCTGCTTTCACTCACCGACAACCGCTACGCCAATGTGCCCTCGTTGCGGTTGAATGCGTACAATTTTATTCCCTTAACCGCCGAAGATATTTCCCGCATCGAAGTGGTGTTGGGCCCGGGCGCGGCGCTTTACGGCCCGAACAGCGCGAATGGCGTCATGCACATCATCACGCGCTCGCCATTCGAATCGCCGGGAACGATTGTCAGCGTGGGCGGCGGCGGGCGTGATTTTGTCAATTTCGCGCGCACCGATCCCAGCGGCGGCCGCAATATTTTTATGGCCGGCTTTCGCCACGCCAGCGAGTTGAGCGAAAAAGTGGGATTGAAAATTTCCGGCCAATATTATCAGGGACAGGATTGGGAAAATTTCGATCCGGCTGAGCCGGCGACGGTGACCAAATTTCGCCCGACCGCCAGCGGTCCGCAGTTTGTCGGCGGCCCGGTTTCCAACGCGCGTGATTTTCAAGTTGAAAAATTTGCCGGCGAATTGCGGCTTGATTTCCGGCTGAACAGCAATACGACGTTGATTTTAAACAGCGGCTACAATCGGGCCGATCAGATCGAGCTGACCGGCATTGGAGCAGCACAGGGCATTGATTGGGGTTATTTTTATGGGCAGGCGCGCTTTAATCATAAAAACCTTTTCCTGCAAGGCTTCGTCAATGGCAACAATGCCGGAGATACGTATATTCGCCGAACCGGCCAGTTGATCATCGACCGCTCCAAGCTCTTTGTCGGGCAAATTCAACACAGCCTTGAGTTGGGCCAGCGACAGCGCTTTACTTATGGCTTCGACGGCTTGTTCACCCGGCCGAACTCGGATGGCACGATCTACGGCAACAACGAAGACAAGGACAATCTGAATGAGCTGGGGGTTTATCTGCAATCGGAAACCAAGCTCCATCCGACCAAGCTGGATTTTGTCGGCGCGCTTCGAGCCGACGACAACAATCATTTGGAAGATCCGGTTTTCTCGCCGCGCGCGGCTTTGATTTTCAAGCCAAATTCCAACAACACGCTGCGCCTCACCTACAATCGCGCCTTCAACACGCAATCGCCGCTGGATTTGTTTCTGGATATTTTGCAATCAACGGTGGCCAATCCACTGCGCGCGATCAACCCGGCGTTTAATCAGTATTTGATCACCGGCCGCGGCCGCGGCGTACCGGTGGAAACCGGATTCACCTTCCGCCGTGGCGCTGATGGTCGACCCCAGATGCGATCGCAATTCGATCAAAATCCGGATTTTGCCGATGCGACGGTCAATAACGTCTGGCCGACGTTCCGCGCCATTATTTTGGGCGGCATTACCGATCCGGTCCAGCGCGCGCAGTTGAATGCTTTAATCCCCACGCAACTTAGTGAAACCATCAACGGCATTCTGCGCAGCCTGGCAACCGGCGGCGTCCTCACTGCCGACCAAATCAAGGACGTCGATCCGGTTCGCCCGAGCATCACGAACACCATCGAAGCCGGTTACAAAGGCGTGCTCGGCAACAAGCTGTTGCTGTCAGTTGATGTTTACAGCTCGCGCATCAAGGATCGCGTCGCCGGACTGCAAGCGGTAACCCCCGGCGTCTTTTTAGATGCGCCGAATTTGCTGCGGGTGTTGGGCAAAGACATTGCAGCCAGACTGATCGCCAATGGCGTGCCGCCGGCGCAGGCGCAGGCGCAAGCCACGGCCATCGTTCAACAACTTACGCCGACTATCGCGCAATTCGCCGCCCTGCCGGTTGGCGTCATCAACCCCGAGCAGCAGGCCAACAGCCCGACGAAAGATACGGACGTGATTGCGACCTACCGCAACTTCGGCGAGGTTTCGATCAACGGCATGGATTTGAGCTTGTTCTATAATGCCACCGCCAACTGGGCGTTCGGCATGAATTATTCTTTTGTCACGAAAAACGGCTTCAACATCTTCAAACGGCCGAATCGCGTGTTTTTCCGCAACGTTGACAACACCGGCAACAATATCTCCCTCAATGCTCCGGGCAACAAGATCGCGCTGTCGGTTCAATATCGCGCTCCGGAACGCGGCTACGAGGTGGAATTGCGCGGCCGCTATATCGACGGCTTTCCGCATGAAACCGGCGTGTTCATCGGCGAAGTGCAAACCTACAGCGTGTTCGACTTGAATTTTGGCTATGATTTGCCCTTCTCCAAAGGCACGCGCTGGTCGATCAACGCGATCAATATTTTGGACAAGAAACACCGCGAGTTCATCGGCGCGCCGATTTTGGGCCGCTTGATCTTGACGAGAATTACGCAGAGTTTATAA
- a CDS encoding cysteine peptidase family C39 domain-containing protein, which yields MVLDYYGIRRPEAALRRMCKAKSFGTHPINAVTAAREFGLEAYADTAELSHLAELLKRNIPPIVTIFDEQEDTIISHALVVQKIDAKHVHVLDPEEGERKLTGEEFEKLWSAAGRLVIVVKRSES from the coding sequence ATGGTCTTGGATTATTATGGCATCCGCCGGCCGGAAGCCGCTCTTCGCCGAATGTGCAAGGCCAAATCCTTTGGGACTCATCCAATCAATGCCGTAACCGCGGCGCGAGAATTTGGCCTCGAAGCTTATGCTGATACAGCCGAGCTTTCTCATCTTGCCGAACTGTTGAAACGAAACATCCCTCCGATTGTAACCATTTTTGATGAACAGGAAGACACGATCATTTCTCATGCTCTTGTGGTGCAAAAAATTGACGCGAAGCATGTTCATGTGTTGGATCCTGAAGAAGGAGAGCGGAAATTAACCGGTGAGGAGTTTGAAAAATTGTGGTCTGCCGCAGGCCGGCTGGTCATCGTTGTGAAAAGAAGCGAAAGTTAG